A region from the Halobacillus mangrovi genome encodes:
- the hisJ gene encoding histidinol-phosphatase HisJ, translating into MRDGHIHSPYCPHGTRDSFSSYIEHGLELGYKTMTFTEHAPLPESFRDPVPSEDSGMKMDDVEGYISDLKKLQSEYKKDIDIWIGFEMDYIEGFEKEIEQFLNTYGPQMDDSILSVHFLKGQDQWYCLDYSPEMYESLMRDLGSNKLLYQRYFDALTKSVNVDLGAYKPKRIGHMTLVKKFQNLFPSPEGWESSAVELLKKIKSEGLQLDYNGAGTQKPHCKETYPPLKIAEQASAMGIPLIYGSDAHKITGLKQGFQQVNTEILKL; encoded by the coding sequence ACAAGAGACTCTTTTTCATCTTATATCGAACACGGACTTGAATTAGGATATAAGACGATGACATTCACCGAACACGCTCCATTACCTGAGTCCTTCAGAGATCCCGTTCCCTCCGAAGACAGTGGAATGAAAATGGACGACGTTGAAGGTTATATCTCCGATCTTAAGAAGCTTCAAAGCGAATATAAAAAGGACATCGATATTTGGATAGGATTTGAGATGGATTACATTGAAGGATTTGAGAAAGAGATCGAGCAGTTTTTAAATACGTACGGTCCTCAAATGGACGACAGCATTTTATCTGTTCACTTTCTAAAAGGACAAGACCAATGGTATTGTCTCGATTACAGTCCAGAAATGTATGAATCCTTAATGAGGGACCTTGGCAGCAACAAGCTTCTGTATCAAAGGTATTTCGACGCATTGACCAAATCAGTAAATGTAGACCTGGGTGCTTATAAACCTAAACGAATTGGCCATATGACGCTTGTGAAGAAATTTCAAAATTTATTCCCATCTCCTGAAGGATGGGAGAGCAGTGCTGTAGAATTGTTAAAGAAGATTAAAAGTGAAGGTCTGCAGCTTGATTATAATGGAGCTGGAACACAAAAACCCCATTGCAAAGAAACCTACCCGCCTCTAAAAATTGCCGAGCAGGCTTCTGCTATGGGAATTCCTTTAATCTATGGGTCAGACGCTCATAAAATTACAGGCCTTAAACAAGGTTTTCAGCAAGTAAACACTGAAATCCTTAAGCTTTAG
- the refZ gene encoding forespore capture DNA-binding protein RefZ, which produces MNRQNDTRQKVLDVACRLFYSKGFNGTSVRDIAKEANVNVSLISYYFKSKQGLFESLAISYFEPYLDILENEYYSEVDERLESLVRKILHYNQTNYQLSCLLYRELSLNTVFAREMLVTYLAKENHLLTQILFGKSSQMEITFKEKLCLLQLKGLLNAPLMMPHEFKDPFITEASINHFVEVYSELMTSYKSVQKLAAKA; this is translated from the coding sequence ATGAACCGACAGAATGACACACGTCAAAAAGTGCTAGATGTTGCCTGCCGCCTTTTTTATAGTAAAGGATTCAACGGAACCTCTGTAAGAGACATTGCTAAAGAAGCGAATGTTAACGTTTCATTGATCTCCTATTACTTCAAGAGTAAACAAGGTTTGTTTGAGTCTTTGGCTATCAGCTATTTTGAGCCTTATTTAGATATTCTTGAAAATGAATACTACTCAGAAGTCGATGAACGACTGGAGTCATTAGTGAGAAAAATTCTACATTACAATCAAACAAATTATCAACTATCCTGTTTGTTGTATCGTGAGCTTTCTTTGAATACAGTTTTTGCGAGAGAAATGCTTGTCACTTATCTCGCAAAAGAAAATCATCTGCTTACACAGATTCTTTTTGGCAAGTCTTCTCAAATGGAAATAACTTTTAAGGAAAAACTTTGCCTTCTCCAGCTGAAAGGGTTGTTGAACGCACCATTAATGATGCCGCATGAGTTTAAAGACCCATTCATCACCGAGGCCTCCATTAATCACTTTGTTGAGGTCTACAGTGAATTAATGACCTCCTATAAATCTGTACAAAAACTCGCAGCTAAAGCTTAA
- a CDS encoding GAF domain-containing protein — MFQPELYTGTKQENYDLLLKQLKALIEDEEDEIANLSNASSLLNQFLDDVNWVGFYLWKQDQLVLGPFQGLPACVRIPSGKGVCGTAIAERKVQRIQDVHAFPGHIACDAASQSEIVVPIYKNNEVYGVLDIDSPSKGRFDEVDEEFLTKFVELLQNYL; from the coding sequence ATGTTCCAACCTGAACTATATACTGGCACAAAGCAAGAAAATTACGACCTTCTACTCAAACAGCTAAAAGCTTTGATTGAAGATGAAGAAGATGAAATTGCTAACCTCTCTAACGCATCTTCCCTGCTCAATCAATTTTTAGATGACGTCAATTGGGTCGGCTTCTATTTATGGAAACAAGACCAGCTGGTACTTGGTCCGTTCCAAGGGCTACCAGCGTGTGTTCGGATCCCTTCAGGAAAAGGAGTTTGCGGAACCGCGATCGCTGAAAGGAAAGTTCAGCGTATCCAAGATGTCCATGCTTTCCCTGGCCATATCGCATGTGACGCAGCCAGCCAATCAGAAATCGTAGTTCCTATTTACAAAAATAATGAAGTTTACGGTGTCTTAGATATAGACAGCCCCTCAAAAGGCCGCTTCGATGAGGTGGATGAGGAGTTCTTAACTAAGTTTGTTGAATTACTTCAGAACTACCTATAA